The proteins below come from a single Chloroflexota bacterium genomic window:
- a CDS encoding LOG family protein: MKRITVFGGSKPKPGEPAYQQAYILGQLLGGQGHTVLTGGYIGTMEAVSRGAAERGAHVIGVTCDEIEAWRPVKPNPWVLEEMRYPTLRQRLYALIDACDAAIALPGGIGTLAEIAAMWSQLQTGASARRPLLLIGAGWQVVFERMAETLGAYMAEKDRQLITYAIDEYQAIDFLPTLFE, translated from the coding sequence ATGAAACGAATTACAGTTTTTGGTGGATCAAAACCGAAACCGGGCGAACCGGCCTATCAGCAAGCATATATTCTCGGGCAACTGCTTGGTGGGCAAGGGCATACTGTCCTCACCGGAGGCTATATTGGCACGATGGAAGCCGTTTCGCGTGGCGCGGCAGAAAGAGGCGCGCATGTTATCGGTGTGACCTGTGATGAGATTGAAGCCTGGCGGCCAGTAAAGCCCAATCCGTGGGTGCTGGAAGAGATGCGCTATCCAACCTTACGCCAGCGCCTTTACGCGCTGATTGACGCATGTGACGCTGCGATTGCCTTGCCCGGTGGGATTGGCACATTAGCGGAAATCGCTGCCATGTGGTCTCAGCTACAAACCGGGGCTTCTGCGCGGCGTCCCCTACTGTTAATTGGAGCCGGTTGGCAAGTTGTTTTCGAACGCATGGCAGAAACGCTTGGCGCATATATGGCCGAAAAAGATCGTCAATTGATTACATACGCTATTGATGAGTATCAGGCAATTGATTTTTTGCCAACATTATTTGAATAA
- a CDS encoding CBS domain-containing protein, which translates to MRIILTHEQTDFDGIASLLGANLIDENAIPVLPRRINRNVRGFLTLYGAELPFIDPRDMPGEPIEMITLVDTQSLVSVKGMGGETHIKVVDHHNPKPNLPPEWEFISDQTGANTTIFVEAIQERCQHLNMVQATLLLLGIYEDTGSLTYSRTTPRDVHAAAYLLEEGANLSIANDFLNHPLSLEQQAIYRSLQANAESMDVHGLAVLLATGDAQESEEELSTIAHKLRDLLDPEALILVIQTRGGVQLICRSTSDNIDVAQIAAHFGGGGHPRAAAGLIKNRTLEDVYAELKTILPHHVQPSVTVGEIMSSAPQVLTPDTPVEAASQRMQRYGYEGYPVVENNTIVGLLTRRAVDRALSHKLNLPASSLMKAGNTHVHPDHSIEYLQNIMTDTDWGQIPVVERGSHQIIGIVTRTDLLKILTTKPTRAAPRNLNEKLNQALPPERLDLLHMIAETAKSQNAALFIVGGFVRDLLLNRPSLDFDLVVEGDAIELAQALGNQFGGRVTTHKRFGTAKWLLEESTLQQGNLPASLDFISARTEFYTHPTALPTVERGSIKLDLHRRDFTINTLALRLDGHHYGELHDYWGGLNDLQDEKIRVLHSLSFVDDPTRILRAVRYEKRYNFAISERSYQLLLEARSLMNRISGDRIRHELDNILDEENAIQMLDRLNELDLLSEIHKDLKWNPEIARQISTLEAHTPDSIWNLSPDMEGARLKRALAYILWLIPTPIYRIQGVIKRLKLPAALTGTIRAACFIWHDLPNLVDQEPSEITRRCAKTPPLAIYGLYHATNDEKVRQCLFQFAQKWREIKPVTTGHDLKEMGLAPGPVYAQILEDLRSAWLDEKITSVEEEIRLRDQLIVANN; encoded by the coding sequence ATGCGGATTATTCTTACCCACGAACAAACCGATTTCGACGGCATCGCCTCCCTGCTGGGAGCAAATTTGATCGACGAAAATGCTATCCCGGTGCTGCCACGGCGCATCAATCGCAATGTGCGCGGTTTTCTCACGCTCTATGGCGCCGAACTCCCTTTTATTGATCCGCGCGATATGCCAGGTGAGCCTATCGAGATGATTACCCTCGTGGATACGCAGTCTTTGGTCAGTGTAAAAGGCATGGGGGGTGAGACACACATCAAGGTAGTGGACCACCACAACCCCAAGCCGAATCTCCCCCCGGAGTGGGAGTTCATCTCTGATCAGACCGGAGCCAATACGACTATTTTCGTTGAGGCCATTCAAGAAAGGTGTCAGCATCTCAACATGGTTCAAGCAACGCTGTTGCTTCTGGGCATCTATGAGGATACCGGCTCTTTAACATATAGCCGCACCACTCCGCGCGATGTGCACGCCGCGGCTTATCTGCTGGAAGAAGGCGCCAATTTATCGATCGCGAATGATTTTCTCAACCATCCGCTCTCATTAGAACAGCAAGCCATTTACCGCAGCTTGCAAGCGAACGCAGAAAGCATGGATGTTCATGGATTGGCTGTATTGCTGGCTACCGGTGACGCGCAGGAATCCGAAGAGGAACTCTCCACAATTGCCCATAAACTACGCGATCTGCTCGACCCCGAAGCATTGATTTTAGTCATCCAGACCCGCGGGGGCGTACAACTGATCTGCCGCTCTACCAGCGATAATATCGATGTGGCCCAAATTGCTGCGCATTTCGGCGGCGGCGGGCATCCCCGCGCTGCCGCAGGGTTGATTAAGAATCGTACTCTCGAAGATGTATATGCTGAACTCAAGACCATCTTACCCCACCACGTCCAACCGTCTGTGACGGTTGGCGAAATTATGTCGAGCGCGCCACAAGTACTCACACCCGACACCCCGGTAGAAGCAGCCTCCCAGCGTATGCAGCGTTACGGTTACGAAGGCTATCCGGTAGTCGAGAATAATACCATCGTAGGTTTACTCACCCGCCGCGCCGTGGACCGCGCTCTTTCACACAAGCTCAACCTGCCTGCATCGAGTCTGATGAAAGCTGGTAATACACACGTTCATCCCGATCATTCCATCGAATATCTCCAAAACATTATGACGGATACCGATTGGGGTCAAATCCCGGTCGTCGAGCGTGGCAGCCATCAGATTATCGGTATCGTCACCCGTACCGATTTACTCAAAATACTCACCACCAAACCCACCCGCGCCGCGCCGCGCAACCTGAACGAAAAACTCAACCAAGCATTGCCCCCAGAGCGATTAGATTTACTCCATATGATTGCCGAAACGGCCAAAAGCCAGAACGCCGCACTCTTCATTGTTGGTGGTTTTGTGCGCGACCTGTTGCTCAACCGCCCCAGCCTCGATTTTGATCTGGTCGTGGAAGGCGACGCGATTGAATTGGCACAGGCGCTAGGTAATCAATTTGGCGGGCGTGTTACCACACATAAACGCTTTGGCACGGCCAAATGGCTGCTAGAAGAAAGCACCCTCCAACAAGGCAACCTGCCTGCCTCGCTCGATTTCATCTCTGCACGCACGGAGTTTTACACCCACCCCACCGCGCTACCCACCGTGGAACGCGGCAGCATCAAGCTCGATCTGCACCGCCGCGATTTCACCATCAATACGCTGGCACTGCGTCTCGATGGACATCATTACGGCGAACTCCATGATTACTGGGGCGGCCTGAATGATCTGCAAGACGAAAAAATCCGCGTACTGCACTCGCTTTCGTTTGTCGATGACCCCACACGCATTTTGCGCGCAGTGCGTTACGAAAAACGCTATAACTTCGCCATCAGCGAGCGCAGCTATCAACTCTTACTAGAAGCACGCTCACTGATGAACCGCATCTCTGGCGACCGCATCCGGCATGAACTGGACAATATTCTCGATGAGGAAAATGCCATCCAAATGCTGGATCGCTTAAACGAACTCGACTTGCTCAGTGAAATCCACAAAGACCTAAAGTGGAATCCTGAAATTGCCAGGCAAATTTCTACCCTCGAGGCACATACACCAGACTCGATCTGGAATCTCTCACCAGACATGGAAGGGGCGCGCCTGAAACGAGCTTTAGCCTACATCCTGTGGCTGATTCCCACCCCCATCTACCGCATTCAGGGCGTGATTAAACGTTTGAAATTACCTGCCGCCCTCACCGGAACCATCCGCGCGGCGTGTTTCATCTGGCACGATCTCCCCAACCTTGTAGACCAAGAACCCAGTGAAATTACCCGGCGTTGTGCAAAAACCCCACCACTGGCAATTTACGGCCTCTACCATGCAACCAACGACGAGAAAGTGCGTCAGTGCCTATTCCAATTCGCACAAAAATGGCGAGAGATCAAGCCTGTTACCACAGGTCACGATCTCAAAGAAATGGGGCTGGCTCCTGGACCGGTTTACGCACAAATTCTCGAAGACCTGCGCAGCGCCTGGTTGGATGAGAAAATCACCTCCGTGGAAGAAGAAATTCGCCTGCGCGATCAATTGATCGTAGCAAATAATTAA
- a CDS encoding nucleotide pyrophosphohydrolase → MDIRELTEHMHNFVRAKAWYEADSPRPQTLRNLAISLNLEAAEVLEYFQWDEQAENLNGLADELADVALYLLQIASIAEIDIEQAMLAKLERNYKRDW, encoded by the coding sequence ATGGATATTCGTGAACTTACGGAACATATGCACAATTTTGTGCGTGCCAAAGCCTGGTATGAAGCCGACAGCCCGCGCCCGCAGACGTTGCGGAATTTGGCGATTTCGCTAAACCTCGAAGCGGCGGAAGTCTTAGAATATTTCCAATGGGATGAGCAAGCTGAGAACCTGAATGGGCTGGCCGATGAATTAGCCGATGTGGCTTTGTATCTGCTGCAAATTGCGAGTATTGCAGAGATTGATATTGAACAAGCTATGCTGGCGAAGCTAGAACGAAATTACAAGCGAGACTGGTAG